From the Ammoniphilus sp. CFH 90114 genome, the window CCGTCAGAAATTTCGAGCTTGGTAAATCCTAGTTGTTGCATACTGGAGAGATATTTCCTTATTTTCCCGTGATGGAAAGCCACTTCAAAAAAAGTACCACCTGGATAAACATCTACCTTATATTGTTGGGCCATGCGTATTTTGGCTTGCAGAATTTGTGGTGGATAAAGTGCTGTCGTACCAAAACCAAGCTTTACAAAATCAATATAACTTCCGGCAGTGTCCAGTAAGTCCTGAAATTGAGCGATTCCCAAGCCCTTGTCAATGATCATGGTGATGCCCCGCTTAGGCATTCTCCTTTCTCTAACACCCAGCGGATCCTGTAGATCCAAATCTTCAAGTGAACAGATTTCTTCTGACATGGTATCTCCTCGCTTAAAATCCTTATCGTCCGACTGCTTCAATATATGCACAATAGCCTACAATAGGAACTTGTCTTAGAATGGATATGGCCTGCATATGTATGTTACATCGGGAGGAAATTCCTTACAGGAAAAGGTGGGAGGATGAACATGTTCCATATGCTAGAGAAGGCCATCATTGGGATGGCCCTGCTTAGGTTGTTATCAGGAAGTATCGAAATTTTTGCCGCGATGCTTATGATCAAATTCAACCAGGTCGAAAAAGCTCTTATTATTAATAGTTCCCTCGCTTTAGTGGGGCCATTGATTATGATTGCTACTACCACGATCGGTCTCATAGGGATTACTGACAAAATTTCTTTTAGTAAAATTGTTTGGATTTTGCTCGGTGTCACTTGTATTCTCATTGGTGTTAAGAGCCGTTAAACGCTCACCTGTTGGACTGTGCTCAGCAATAAAATCTTCTATTAGCTTGTTAAAGGCCTCTTTTCCTTTGGTCGGACAGGCGTGATTAATCTTTGGGATCAAGCAGACCTCACCTTGTGGTAAGGAGGTTAGAAGTTGATGTCGATACTTCATCATATGCCTTTCGTTGCCTCCGTAAATAAGCAAAATAGGAGCACAGATCTTATTCAATTTATTTGTAATGTCAAAATATAAGCAGCCCTTAATCATAAGGTCCGTTTCTTTTATACGGGCCTTTCGAGCTTCGTGTTCAAACAGGTGAATATGCTCTCTTGTAGCACCGTTGGCTCTGGCGACCTGTTTTGAAAGCCAATTCTTCATGTGGATTTTTCCTAAACAAAAGCTCCCAATGAGTTTTGTATACAAATAAGCATTTCCAACCTTTGGAAAAGCTCCTGCGACAGCTGCGCCCCTGACCATTTCAGGGTATTGATACATAAATTGCATGGCGATAATCGAACCGGTTGAGTATCCGACCAAGAATGTTTTGTCAATGTTGAGATGATCCAGTAATCCCTTAAGATCATTTGCAAGTTCCTCAATATAATGGGAGTAGTCAATAGGTTGGGGAGAAATACCGCTTCGTCCATGCCCTCGTAAATCATATGTAAGAATCCGAGAACGGTCTTGAAAGCAAGGTACTTGCTCTAGCCAATTTGTATGAGATAATCCCAATCCGTGGATGAATACAATATGTTCTGGTCCATGACCAGATTGCTCATAGTAAATAGGAGTACGATTGATTAGAACATGAGGCATGATTACTTTTCCTTCCTCCGAAGCTTAAAATAAGATCGGTATGGGTTCTTGTGGGTTTAGTGTAAATCCAATTGAACTAAGACATACTAGAAAAGACCCCCAGAGCGACAAGCCCGATTCATGGGTGGCTTCTGGTAGGCGTTTAAGAATGTTTTTTAGTTCAGGAGCGGAAATGAAGGAGGATGACTCAAATGGATCAACTACACAATCGTCTTGCTTATTTACAAGGAATGGCTGATGGGTTGGGTATGACGACAGAAACAAAAGAAGGACGCATCATTATTGAAATGATGGATCTTATGGAAGAGATGGTCATACAGATGTCGTCTCTCCAGAATCGCTTAGATGAACAAGATGAATATATCGAAGCGATTGACGAGGACTTGGCTGATGTTGAGGAATATGTGGAAGCAATAGATGAAGATTTAGATGATGTTGAGGATTTCTTGTCCGATGTTGAGGATATTCTCTTCGAAGAAGAGGATGACGACGATGACTATTATGAATTGGATGACGAAGATGATGAGGATGTTATCTACTTTGATGACGAAGAGGACGATGATGTCATATACGTAGACAGCATTTATGATGAGCTCGATGAAGCTTACGATGATGACGATGAGGGCTATTTTGATATCGAATGTCCAAATTGTCAAGAGTTAGTAAGTGTAGATCAAGATATCTTTGAAGATGATATGGTTGCCGAAGTTCTGTGCCCGGAATGTCATGAAGTGATTCTTGTAAATGACGACATTGAGGATACAGAAGAATTTGAGAACTACGTCATTGATGAAGCATAAGTAAGCAAAAGAAGGCATCTCAGGCTGAGATGCCTTTTTTCTTTTCTTGTCATAATTGATGTCCATTCTTGCATAAGATGAGGAATAAATAGGACGAACTTATAGATCCCCTTAAGCTTTCAGGTGATCAGCTGTAGGAGTGATATTAATGGACCCTTATCTTCTGTCGATGATGCCCCAGCAATTGAGAGAGCTCTGCCGTAAGCTGCCGGAAGATATTCTTCTGTCATTAGAGGAAATTCGTATTCGCAAGGAACAACCAGTTGAGCTCATTTATGGACAAGTTTCCCGTTTTTTATGCAGGGAGGGGACGATGACGAGTTATCCAGCAAAAGGGTGGAAAATTCCGTTGTTAGAACTAGAAAAGATGATTAATCTCATCAGTCAGCACTCCATCTATGCTCTAGAAGAGGAGCTAAGAAGAGGCTATGTCACAGTAACCGGGGGACACAGAATCGGTATTGTAGGGAAAGCCTTGATTGAAAAAGGGGAAGTAAAGACGATCCGCGATATCTCAGGATTAAATATTCGTATCGCACGAGAAAAGAAAGGGGTGGCTCTTCCGCTTATCCCTTACTTACTTGAACAGCAAATGGTACTGAACTCGCTAATTATATCTCCTCCCCAGTGTGGAAAGACGACTCTACTGCGAGATCTTGCGCGAGTATTGAGTTATGGCAATTCGTATGTGTCGGGGAAGAAAGTTTCCATTGTCGATGAACGTTCAGAGCTCGCTGGTTGTGTAGGGGGAGTTCCGCAAAAGGATGTAGGCCCTAGAACAGATATTCTTGATGCATGTCCAAAAGCGGAAGGGATTATGATGCTTATACGCTCCATGTCACCAGATATCATAATTGCAGATGAGATTGGACGTCCCGAGGACTCCCTGGCTATCCAGGAAGCTTTAAATGCCGGAGTGGCCGTTATCACTTCTGTTCATGGCTCAAGTCTTACGGATATTAATCGCCGTCCAACAATTAGCCGCTTGATAGGACAAGGTGTGTTTCAGCGCTACATCTTTCTTGGACGATCTCGAGGAGTAGGTACTATTGAAAAAATTTATAATGAAAAATTTGAGCTGCTAAACGGGGTGGCACAGCCTTGCTGAAATTACTGGGTGCCAGCATCATTCTTTTCTCTGCAACCATGATTGGGTTTCAGGTTGCTAAGATGTATTCGAGGCGACCGAAGGAAATCAGACGCCTTAGTGTCGCCCTTCAATTATTGGAGACTGAGATCTGTTATGGATCTACTACGCTTCCTTTGGCGCTTGAGCATGTGGGGAAACGGGTACAAGGAGAAATTGGGAGTATCTTCAGGCAATCTGCTGATTATTTACTGAAGTATGATGGTTTATCTACCATGGATTGCTGGGAAATGGGAGTGGAAAAAACATGGCCCAAGACGACCATGCGCCAAGCTGAGAAAGAGATCCTCCTTCATTTAGGGAAGGTTTTAGGCAAGAGCGATAGACAAGATCAACAAAAGCATATCAGATTAGCTGTTATGAACTTGAAAAAAGAAGAAGAGGAAGCTCGAATGGATCAGCAAAAGTACGAGAAAATGTGTAAGAGCTTAGGCGTATTAAGTGGGATACTCGCAGTCATTTTGATGTACTAGGGGGCGTAAGGCTATGCCGTATGATATCAATGCTATTTTTCAGATTGCAGGTATAGGCATTATTGTGGCCATGATTCATACCGTCTTGAAACAAGCTGGTAAAGGGGATTGGGCTGACTGGATCACATTAGTAGGCGTCGTAATTGTACTCTATATGGTTGCAACCTATGTTAACGATCTTTTCCAAGAGATTAAACGCGTCTTCCTATTCAAGTAGAAGGGAGGAGAGGCAGTGGACATCATTCAAGTGGTGGGGTTAGGTTTAGTGGCTACGGTTTTAACGTTAATTGTTAAGGAACAAAAGCCGTTATTTGCCTTTATGATTGCCTTGGTTACAGGGATTATTATCTTTTTATTTCTAATTGGCAAGATTTCGGAAGTCATACGAATCCTTGAGCGGATGGCCGTTCAAGCAAATTTAAATATGATTTATTTAGAAACGATCTTAAAAATTATTGGAATAGCCTATATTGCCGAATTTGGAGCGCAGATTACGAGGGACGCTGGCCAAGGAGCAATAGCTTCAAAAATTGAATTAGCAGGTAAAGTGTTGATTCTCGTCATGGCGGTTCCCATCATTACAGTCATCATTGAGACGGTCATTAGTTTATTTCCAACATAAAGGAATGATCATTAATGAAGTTCTATTTCCGACTCGTTCTCATGACCTTTTTCTTCTTTATCTTCTCAGTTGAACTAAGCCAAGCAAATGTCCAAGAATCTGTCATAGCATCCCAAGTGGAACGGTTGGATTTAACACAGGTTGAAGAGTTCTGGAAAGATTTAATGACAAATTACAAGGGGTATTTACCTGGCAGTGAGCATCCGGGTATTGTGTCCTTGATTATGAGTCAAGGGGATGAATTTTCATTCAAACAGGCGATGGAAGGAATTGTAAGTTACTTCTTTCATGAGTTGCTGGTAAATGGAAAGCTTCTTGGAACGATCATTATTATCACGGTATTCGCTATGATTCTTGAAACAATGCAAAGTGCGTTTGAACAAAATTCAGTCAGCAAGACGGCTTATGCCATTTCTTATATGGTATTGATTATCCTCGCTATTAATAGCTTTCGGATTGCGATCGGTTATGCGGGAGAGGCGATTTCCGATATGGTGAGCTTTATGTTAGCTCTTATGCCTTTGGTATTGGCGATGTTGGCGGCTATGGGGAATTTTGCTTCTGTCGCGATGTTTCACCCTTTAATCATATTTATGGTTAACGTGAGTGGTACGGTTATATCCACCGTTATTTTTCCTCTATTATTTTTATCTTCTGTTTTAAGTATCGTTAGTTCATTATCGGACAAGTATAAGGTTACTCAATTGGCGAATTTACTGCGAAATATTAGTTTAGGACTGTTGGGTATCTTTCTAACGATCTTTCTTGGGATTATATCGGTTCAAGGCGCTACGAGCGCTGTGGCCGATGGAATTACCGTCCGTACAGCAAAGTATGTAACAAGTAATTTTGTACCCGTTGTAGGCCGGATGTTTTCTGATGCTACGGATACGGTGTTAGGTGCTTCATTATTAGTCAAGAATGCGGTAGGGGTTGCTGGAGTATTTATCTTGATTATGATATGCGCTTTCCCGGCGATAAAGATTTTTGCTCTAGCGCTTGTTTACAATCTATCTGCGGCCATTATGCAGCCCTTGGGTGCAAGCCCCATCATTAGCTGTTTATCTACGATTGGAAAGAATCTCATGTTCGTATTTGCCGCCTTAGCCACCGTTTGTTTGATGTTTTTTCTAGCGGTTACCATCATTATCTCAGCAGCCAATCTATCTATTATGGTTCGGTAGGTGAATACTCATGATTGAAGCGCTAAGTTTATGGCTTCAGAAAATTATCTTAGTTGTTCTCATCGCTACTTTTTTGGACATGCTGCTTCCTAATTCGGGGATGCAACGTTATGTTCGTCTGGTAATGGGACTGCTTATTCTATTAACTATCATTTCTCCTGTATTAGAGGTAATAAAAAAAGACTTAACAAGCGATAAAATAGCGATGCGAATTATGAAGTTGACATCGGGTTCAACAGGGGAAGATTGGGAGCAGATTAAGGACTACAGCGAGAAATTAATGCAGCAGAATGAGCAAGAGACCCAAGACTTTGTCCGATCGCAATTGGAGGGTTTAATTCAAGCGAAGGTAGAAGAAGACTATGGGATTCGCGTGAGCTCTATAAAAGTGGACATGGCTAAAGAAAAGTACAAGCAACAGGAATATCCTGTGATTTCCTCCGTACAATTAATATTGGACAAAGATTTAAAAGCGTCAAGGCAAGAGGATGGCGGGAATCTGAGGATTCAACCTATCGAGCCTGTGACAATCAGTGTAGCAGGAGAATCTTCTCAGAAGGCGTCCACGGTCTCTACCTCATCTGGGCTCTCTGCCGCAGAGCAGAAGCTGCTAAATGAAATTGCTAACGATATCGCAAAAACTTGGAGTATTGATCGTAGTCAAATTGTAGCTAAGGTAGAAGGGAAACAAGAGGAGGGCTAAGATGAGCAAATGGGAATGGTTTTCCAAAATGAAGGAGAAATGGGGTCAGAGAGAGGAGGGGCAAAAGCGTGTAAATACGTTCCAGAAACTAGTCATCCTTGGTGGAATCGGTGCTGCCATCATGATATTTTCTTCGTTAGATAGCGTAAAGAGAGAATCAGCACCCTCGACTGACCCAGAAGCTGCAACCAACGAACAAGCTGTGTTTTCTGGTAAGGTCAAGTCTAATGACCTCTCGATTTCGGATTACGAAGAAATCTACGAGAATCAGCTAAAAGGAATTTTAGAAGAGGTGATTGGAGTAGGGGAAGTATCCGTGATGGTTAATTTAGATTCTAGTGAGGAGGTCGTCATAGAGAAAGATGTGAATGCGAGGAATTCGATTACGAAAGAAGTGGACAAAGAGAAGGCAACAAGGGATATTACCGACTCTTCTCGCGATGAGAGAGTGGTCTTGGTGAAAGCGGAGCAAGGTGAACAGCCGATTGTGCTTAAGACCTTAAAACCGAGAGTGCGAGGGGTGCTAGTTGTAGCGAAGGGAGCGGAGAATATGAAGGTGAAAGCATTGATAACGGATGCTGTTCAGAAAGTCCTTCATGTTGAACCGCATAAAATATCTATTTTACCTAAAAAAGGATAGGGAGGTACTAGAATGGTACTAAAAAAACAGACGGTTTGGTTGCT encodes:
- a CDS encoding YqhV family protein; translated protein: MLEKAIIGMALLRLLSGSIEIFAAMLMIKFNQVEKALIINSSLALVGPLIMIATTTIGLIGITDKISFSKIVWILLGVTCILIGVKSR
- a CDS encoding CD1247 N-terminal domain-containing protein: MDQLHNRLAYLQGMADGLGMTTETKEGRIIIEMMDLMEEMVIQMSSLQNRLDEQDEYIEAIDEDLADVEEYVEAIDEDLDDVEDFLSDVEDILFEEEDDDDDYYELDDEDDEDVIYFDDEEDDDVIYVDSIYDELDEAYDDDDEGYFDIECPNCQELVSVDQDIFEDDMVAEVLCPECHEVILVNDDIEDTEEFENYVIDEA
- the spoIIIAA gene encoding stage III sporulation protein AA — translated: MDPYLLSMMPQQLRELCRKLPEDILLSLEEIRIRKEQPVELIYGQVSRFLCREGTMTSYPAKGWKIPLLELEKMINLISQHSIYALEEELRRGYVTVTGGHRIGIVGKALIEKGEVKTIRDISGLNIRIAREKKGVALPLIPYLLEQQMVLNSLIISPPQCGKTTLLRDLARVLSYGNSYVSGKKVSIVDERSELAGCVGGVPQKDVGPRTDILDACPKAEGIMMLIRSMSPDIIIADEIGRPEDSLAIQEALNAGVAVITSVHGSSLTDINRRPTISRLIGQGVFQRYIFLGRSRGVGTIEKIYNEKFELLNGVAQPC
- the spoIIIAB gene encoding stage III sporulation protein SpoIIIAB, giving the protein MLKLLGASIILFSATMIGFQVAKMYSRRPKEIRRLSVALQLLETEICYGSTTLPLALEHVGKRVQGEIGSIFRQSADYLLKYDGLSTMDCWEMGVEKTWPKTTMRQAEKEILLHLGKVLGKSDRQDQQKHIRLAVMNLKKEEEEARMDQQKYEKMCKSLGVLSGILAVILMY
- the spoIIIAC gene encoding stage III sporulation protein AC; this encodes MPYDINAIFQIAGIGIIVAMIHTVLKQAGKGDWADWITLVGVVIVLYMVATYVNDLFQEIKRVFLFK
- the spoIIIAD gene encoding stage III sporulation protein AD, with the protein product MDIIQVVGLGLVATVLTLIVKEQKPLFAFMIALVTGIIIFLFLIGKISEVIRILERMAVQANLNMIYLETILKIIGIAYIAEFGAQITRDAGQGAIASKIELAGKVLILVMAVPIITVIIETVISLFPT
- the spoIIIAE gene encoding stage III sporulation protein AE, producing MKFYFRLVLMTFFFFIFSVELSQANVQESVIASQVERLDLTQVEEFWKDLMTNYKGYLPGSEHPGIVSLIMSQGDEFSFKQAMEGIVSYFFHELLVNGKLLGTIIIITVFAMILETMQSAFEQNSVSKTAYAISYMVLIILAINSFRIAIGYAGEAISDMVSFMLALMPLVLAMLAAMGNFASVAMFHPLIIFMVNVSGTVISTVIFPLLFLSSVLSIVSSLSDKYKVTQLANLLRNISLGLLGIFLTIFLGIISVQGATSAVADGITVRTAKYVTSNFVPVVGRMFSDATDTVLGASLLVKNAVGVAGVFILIMICAFPAIKIFALALVYNLSAAIMQPLGASPIISCLSTIGKNLMFVFAALATVCLMFFLAVTIIISAANLSIMVR
- the spoIIIAF gene encoding stage III sporulation protein AF, giving the protein MIEALSLWLQKIILVVLIATFLDMLLPNSGMQRYVRLVMGLLILLTIISPVLEVIKKDLTSDKIAMRIMKLTSGSTGEDWEQIKDYSEKLMQQNEQETQDFVRSQLEGLIQAKVEEDYGIRVSSIKVDMAKEKYKQQEYPVISSVQLILDKDLKASRQEDGGNLRIQPIEPVTISVAGESSQKASTVSTSSGLSAAEQKLLNEIANDIAKTWSIDRSQIVAKVEGKQEEG
- the spoIIIAG gene encoding stage III sporulation protein AG, translated to MSKWEWFSKMKEKWGQREEGQKRVNTFQKLVILGGIGAAIMIFSSLDSVKRESAPSTDPEAATNEQAVFSGKVKSNDLSISDYEEIYENQLKGILEEVIGVGEVSVMVNLDSSEEVVIEKDVNARNSITKEVDKEKATRDITDSSRDERVVLVKAEQGEQPIVLKTLKPRVRGVLVVAKGAENMKVKALITDAVQKVLHVEPHKISILPKKG